The following proteins come from a genomic window of Kitasatospora sp. NBC_01246:
- a CDS encoding Txe/YoeB family addiction module toxin, giving the protein MRLVFEEQGWEDCTSWLKNDRKMLARTNKLIEDVLRDPFTGIGKPEPLKYHLPGAWSRRIDDEHRLVYLVTDREIIILAARYHY; this is encoded by the coding sequence GTGAGGCTCGTCTTCGAAGAACAGGGCTGGGAGGACTGCACGTCCTGGCTCAAGAACGATCGCAAGATGCTCGCGAGGACCAACAAGCTCATCGAGGACGTCCTGCGCGATCCGTTCACAGGGATCGGCAAGCCCGAGCCGCTGAAGTACCACCTGCCAGGGGCCTGGTCGCGGCGGATCGATGACGAGCATCGCCTCGTCTATCTGGTCACTGACCGGGAAATCATCATCCTGGCGGCCCGCTACCACTACTGA
- a CDS encoding type II toxin-antitoxin system Phd/YefM family antitoxin — MSITASEARRDLFPLIKKVNEDHDAIEIVSKHGNAVLISAEDYASLREGSYLLRSPANARRLLKAYDNALNGIGLSERTLIDPDSADAGRGVE; from the coding sequence ATGTCCATCACCGCGAGCGAGGCCCGCAGGGATCTCTTCCCGTTGATCAAGAAGGTCAACGAGGATCATGACGCCATCGAAATCGTGTCCAAGCACGGAAATGCCGTGCTCATCTCCGCCGAGGATTACGCCTCCTTGCGGGAGGGCTCCTACCTCTTGCGTTCGCCGGCGAACGCGCGTCGCCTGCTGAAGGCGTACGACAATGCGTTGAACGGCATAGGGCTCTCCGAGCGCACGCTCATCGACCCCGACTCGGCTGATGCCGGGCGGGGTGTCGAGTGA
- a CDS encoding NUDIX domain-containing protein yields MENRIVVGGALVHRGRVLAARRSAPAEVAGRWEFPGGKVEPGETQPQALERELLEELGVRARALEPLPGAWLVRPGLELRLWVAELLSGDPRPLQDHDELRWLGPAELDGLDWLDHDREVLPHLTRLLAGADSAR; encoded by the coding sequence ATGGAGAACCGGATCGTCGTCGGGGGCGCGCTCGTCCACCGGGGCCGGGTGCTGGCCGCCCGCCGCAGTGCCCCGGCCGAGGTGGCCGGGCGCTGGGAGTTCCCGGGCGGCAAGGTCGAGCCCGGTGAGACGCAGCCGCAGGCGCTGGAGCGCGAGCTGCTGGAGGAACTCGGTGTCCGGGCGAGGGCGCTGGAGCCGTTGCCCGGGGCGTGGCTGGTCCGCCCGGGGCTGGAGCTGCGGCTCTGGGTGGCCGAACTGCTCTCCGGCGACCCGCGGCCGCTGCAGGACCACGACGAGCTCCGCTGGCTCGGCCCCGCCGAGCTCGACGGGCTCGACTGGCTCGACCACGACCGCGAAGTCCTCCCGCACCTGACCCGCCTGCTGGCCGGGGCCGACAGCGCGCGCTGA
- a CDS encoding SPOR domain-containing protein — protein sequence MDTCRVMRQDDNGNRYVVAKGLDRAEAERLAAEFEARGHKQLYWVEAEAA from the coding sequence ATGGACACCTGCCGGGTGATGCGACAGGACGACAACGGCAACCGCTACGTGGTCGCCAAGGGGCTGGACCGGGCCGAGGCCGAACGGCTGGCCGCGGAGTTCGAGGCCCGCGGGCACAAGCAGCTGTACTGGGTGGAGGCCGAGGCCGCATAG
- a CDS encoding 4-hydroxy-3-methylbut-2-enyl diphosphate reductase has translation MSNTAQRRVLLAAPRGYCAGVDRAVIAVEKALEQYGAPIYVRKQIVHNKYVVQTLEKRGAIFVDETEEVPEGSIVVFSAHGVAPSVHDEAKEGRLATIDATCPLVTKVHKEAVRFADEGFDILLVGHEGHEEVVGTMGEAPDRIHLVDGAEDVANVEVRDESKVVWLSQTTLSVDETMATVGELKKRFPLLVSPPSDDICYATQNRQVAVKQMASETDLLIVVGSRNSSNSVRLVEVGLEYGAKAAHLVDFADEIQESWLDGVTTVGLTSGASVPEILVDGVLEWLAARGYGDVSTVKTAEEHLTFSLPKELRRDLRAEAAGKL, from the coding sequence ATGTCCAACACCGCGCAGCGCCGTGTCCTGCTCGCCGCCCCCCGGGGCTACTGCGCGGGCGTCGACCGCGCCGTGATCGCCGTGGAGAAGGCCCTGGAGCAGTACGGGGCGCCGATCTACGTCCGCAAGCAGATCGTCCACAACAAGTACGTGGTGCAGACCCTGGAGAAGCGGGGCGCGATCTTCGTCGACGAGACGGAGGAGGTGCCCGAGGGTTCGATCGTGGTGTTCTCCGCGCACGGCGTCGCGCCGTCCGTCCACGACGAGGCCAAGGAGGGCCGGCTCGCCACCATCGACGCCACCTGCCCCCTGGTCACCAAGGTGCACAAGGAGGCCGTCCGCTTCGCCGACGAGGGCTTCGACATCCTGCTGGTGGGCCACGAGGGCCACGAGGAGGTCGTCGGCACCATGGGCGAGGCCCCGGACCGGATCCACCTGGTGGACGGTGCCGAGGACGTCGCCAACGTCGAGGTCCGCGACGAGTCCAAGGTCGTCTGGCTCTCCCAGACCACGCTCTCGGTGGACGAGACCATGGCGACCGTCGGCGAGCTGAAGAAGCGCTTCCCGCTGCTGGTCAGCCCGCCCAGCGACGACATCTGCTACGCCACCCAGAACCGCCAGGTCGCCGTCAAGCAGATGGCGTCCGAGACGGACCTGCTGATCGTGGTCGGCTCCAGGAACTCCTCCAACTCGGTCCGCCTGGTCGAGGTCGGCCTGGAGTACGGCGCCAAGGCCGCCCACCTGGTGGACTTCGCCGACGAGATCCAGGAGTCCTGGCTGGACGGCGTCACCACGGTCGGCCTGACCAGCGGCGCCTCGGTGCCGGAGATCCTGGTCGACGGCGTCCTGGAGTGGCTGGCCGCGCGCGGCTACGGCGACGTGTCGACCGTCAAGACCGCCGAGGAGCACCTGACCTTCTCGCTGCCCAAGGAACTCCGCCGCGACCTGCGCGCCGAGGCCGCCGGCAAGCTGTAA
- a CDS encoding SpoIIE family protein phosphatase produces MVAPDASPSAGPRSRPGRPFPGAPGAEPGGTGGHREGNLLDVVKVAIAILDTAGRVVLWSPAAEELLGWPNELLVGRRIDELIPDEDQVTRIRTAIQDTLRHGRWAGLTELRDRDGEAVTVDARISLLVDGDGTPFLQVNLAEAAAVRAVERDLAVRDALFEQSPLGIAVLDTDLRYTAVNQTLAEMNGMVTEDHVGRTTGETLPERAADEITAIQRQVLATGEPVIDVTLASPVTARSGYRSISYSRMTDRAGRVLGISGTVMDVTERYRAVAKVEHARRRLSLLNEFGSRVGDLLDASRIAQELAGAVVPRLTDHSAVILLQAVAHGDDLPRHGHDRRTSLLQLGTASVQDGPEVEVMLRRGARITFSEDSACGRVLRTGVPELLSGADQLSDVTYPGDPKMQAAHDLGVHSMLVVPLRARGIVIGLLLVSRAGYREGFDRDDLAFTVELADRAGSSLDNARLYARERTAALTLQRTLLPQQVPQPTGVEVAYRYVPGSIGTEVGGDWFDVIPLPGDRTALVVGDVMGHGLRAAATMGRLRTAVRVLAALDLPPDVLLRHVHELADDLAQGPDEALLATCVYAVFDPATARLTVSKAGHIPPVLVVPREGAEEPTRTGGPLLGGTGRILDLPSGAPLGVGGVPFESVELKIPEGSLLALCTDGLVESRDKDLDVGLGRLVTVLQEPHASIQAACEAVLATMEQGREPDDVALLLARLGHGQAGTPTAGWTLPAEPTAVSRARRLVRAALVEWGVEALTDTAELLVSELVTNSVRYASAPIGVRLTLGETLLVEISDPLPDPPRERHAAEADEGGRGLELVRRLALRWGARAEGMGKVVWFEQALPGNEPEEPGDE; encoded by the coding sequence ATGGTGGCGCCCGACGCGTCCCCGTCGGCGGGCCCCCGCAGCCGCCCCGGCCGCCCCTTCCCGGGCGCCCCCGGAGCCGAGCCGGGCGGCACGGGCGGCCACCGCGAGGGCAATCTGCTCGACGTGGTGAAGGTGGCCATCGCCATCCTGGACACCGCCGGCCGGGTGGTGCTCTGGAGCCCGGCCGCCGAGGAACTGCTCGGCTGGCCGAACGAGCTGCTGGTCGGCCGCCGGATCGACGAGCTGATCCCGGACGAGGACCAGGTCACCCGGATCCGCACGGCGATCCAGGACACCCTGCGCCACGGCCGCTGGGCCGGCCTCACCGAGCTGCGCGACCGGGACGGCGAGGCGGTCACCGTCGACGCCCGGATCTCCCTGCTGGTGGACGGCGACGGCACGCCGTTCCTCCAGGTCAACCTGGCCGAGGCGGCCGCCGTCCGGGCGGTCGAGCGGGACCTCGCCGTCCGGGACGCGCTGTTCGAGCAGTCCCCGCTGGGCATCGCCGTCCTCGACACCGACCTGCGCTACACCGCCGTCAACCAGACCCTGGCCGAGATGAACGGCATGGTCACCGAGGACCACGTCGGGCGGACCACCGGCGAGACCCTGCCCGAGCGGGCCGCCGACGAGATCACCGCCATCCAGCGCCAGGTGCTGGCCACCGGCGAGCCGGTCATCGACGTCACCCTGGCCTCGCCGGTCACCGCCCGCTCCGGGTACCGCTCGATCTCCTACAGCCGGATGACCGACCGGGCCGGCCGGGTGCTCGGCATCTCCGGCACCGTGATGGACGTGACCGAGCGCTACCGGGCGGTCGCCAAGGTCGAGCACGCCCGGCGCCGGCTCTCGCTGCTCAACGAGTTCGGCTCCCGGGTCGGCGACCTCCTGGACGCCTCGCGGATCGCCCAGGAGCTGGCCGGCGCCGTGGTGCCCCGGCTCACCGACCACTCCGCGGTGATCCTGCTCCAAGCCGTCGCGCACGGCGACGACCTGCCCCGGCACGGCCACGACCGCCGCACCTCGCTGCTCCAGCTGGGCACCGCCTCCGTCCAGGACGGTCCCGAGGTCGAGGTGATGCTCCGGCGCGGCGCCCGGATCACCTTCTCCGAGGACTCCGCCTGCGGGCGGGTGCTGCGCACCGGCGTCCCCGAGCTGCTCTCCGGCGCCGACCAGCTGAGCGACGTCACCTACCCGGGCGACCCGAAGATGCAGGCCGCCCACGACCTGGGCGTGCACTCGATGCTGGTGGTGCCGCTGCGGGCCCGGGGCATCGTGATCGGCCTGCTGCTGGTCAGCCGGGCCGGCTACCGCGAGGGCTTCGACCGGGACGACCTCGCCTTCACCGTCGAGCTGGCCGACCGGGCCGGCAGCTCCCTCGACAACGCCCGGCTCTACGCCCGGGAGCGCACCGCCGCGCTCACCCTTCAGCGCACCCTCCTCCCGCAGCAGGTCCCGCAGCCCACCGGCGTCGAGGTCGCCTACCGCTACGTGCCGGGCAGCATCGGCACCGAGGTCGGCGGGGACTGGTTCGACGTCATCCCGCTGCCCGGCGACCGCACCGCGCTGGTGGTCGGCGACGTGATGGGCCACGGCCTGCGGGCCGCCGCCACGATGGGCCGGCTGCGCACCGCCGTCCGCGTCCTGGCCGCCCTCGACCTGCCCCCGGACGTGCTGCTGCGGCACGTCCACGAGCTGGCCGACGACCTCGCCCAGGGGCCGGACGAGGCGCTGCTGGCCACCTGCGTCTACGCGGTGTTCGACCCGGCCACGGCCCGGCTGACGGTGTCCAAGGCCGGCCACATCCCGCCGGTGCTGGTGGTGCCCCGCGAGGGCGCCGAGGAACCGACCCGCACCGGCGGCCCGCTGCTCGGCGGGACCGGCCGGATCCTCGACCTGCCGTCCGGCGCTCCGCTCGGCGTCGGCGGCGTCCCCTTCGAGTCGGTCGAGCTCAAGATCCCCGAAGGCAGCCTGCTCGCCCTGTGCACCGACGGGCTGGTGGAGTCCCGGGACAAGGACCTCGACGTCGGCCTCGGCCGGCTGGTCACCGTGCTCCAGGAGCCGCACGCCTCCATCCAGGCGGCCTGCGAGGCGGTGCTGGCCACCATGGAGCAGGGCCGCGAGCCCGACGACGTGGCGCTGCTGCTGGCCCGGCTCGGCCACGGCCAGGCCGGCACCCCGACGGCCGGCTGGACGCTGCCCGCCGAGCCGACCGCCGTCAGCCGGGCCCGTCGGCTGGTCCGCGCCGCGCTGGTCGAGTGGGGCGTCGAAGCGCTCACCGACACCGCTGAGCTGCTGGTCAGCGAGCTGGTGACCAACTCGGTCCGCTATGCGAGCGCCCCCATCGGAGTACGGTTGACGCTGGGCGAGACGCTGCTGGTCGAGATCTCCGACCCGCTGCCCGACCCGCCTCGCGAGCGTCACGCGGCGGAGGCCGACGAGGGCGGCCGGGGCCTGGAACTCGTCCGCCGGCTGGCACTGCGCTGGGGCGCGCGGGCCGAGGGCATGGGCAAGGTCGTCTGGTTCGAGCAGGCGCTGCCGGGTAATGAGCCCGAGGAGCCGGGTGACGAGTAG
- the ychF gene encoding redox-regulated ATPase YchF codes for MSLTIGIVGLPNVGKSTLFNALTKNDVLAANYPFATIEPNVGVVGVPDARLKKLAEIFGSQRILPATVDFVDIAGIVRGASVGEGLGNKFLANIRESDAICQVIRAFVDPDVVHVDGKVSPKDDIETINTELILADLQSIEKVLPRLQKEARLKKESAATLAAAEAAQKILETGKTLFEVGFDASSVRELHLLTTKPFLYVFNVDEDELVDEEFKEAQRALVAPAEAIFLNAKIESELIGMDEDEALELLQSMGQEETGMATLGRVGYETLGLQSYLTAGPKETRAWTIKKGATAPEAAGVIHTDFQKGFIKAEIISFDDLVACGSIAEARSKGKARIEGKEYLMQDGDVVEFRFNV; via the coding sequence ATGTCGCTCACGATCGGAATCGTCGGCCTGCCGAACGTCGGCAAGTCGACCCTGTTCAACGCCCTGACCAAGAACGACGTGCTGGCGGCCAACTACCCGTTCGCCACCATCGAGCCGAACGTCGGCGTCGTCGGTGTCCCGGACGCCCGGCTGAAGAAGCTCGCCGAGATCTTCGGCTCGCAGCGGATCCTCCCGGCGACCGTGGACTTCGTGGACATCGCGGGCATCGTGCGCGGCGCCTCGGTCGGCGAGGGCCTGGGCAACAAGTTCCTGGCGAACATCCGTGAGTCCGACGCGATCTGCCAGGTCATCCGGGCCTTCGTCGACCCGGACGTGGTGCACGTCGACGGCAAGGTCTCGCCGAAGGACGACATCGAGACCATCAACACCGAGCTGATCCTCGCCGACCTCCAGTCGATCGAGAAGGTGCTGCCGCGGCTCCAGAAGGAGGCCCGGCTCAAGAAGGAGTCGGCCGCCACGCTGGCCGCCGCCGAGGCCGCCCAGAAGATCCTGGAGACCGGCAAGACCCTCTTCGAGGTGGGCTTCGACGCCTCCTCGGTGCGCGAGCTGCACCTGCTCACCACCAAGCCCTTCCTCTACGTCTTCAACGTCGACGAGGACGAGCTGGTCGACGAGGAGTTCAAGGAGGCCCAGCGCGCCCTGGTCGCCCCCGCCGAGGCCATCTTCCTGAACGCCAAGATCGAGTCCGAGCTGATCGGCATGGACGAGGACGAGGCGCTGGAGCTCCTCCAGTCCATGGGCCAGGAGGAGACCGGTATGGCCACCCTCGGCCGGGTCGGCTACGAGACCCTCGGCCTGCAGAGCTACCTCACCGCGGGCCCCAAGGAGACCAGGGCCTGGACCATCAAGAAGGGCGCCACCGCCCCCGAGGCCGCCGGTGTGATCCACACCGACTTCCAGAAGGGCTTCATCAAGGCGGAGATCATCTCCTTCGACGACCTGGTCGCCTGCGGCTCCATCGCCGAGGCCCGCAGCAAGGGCAAGGCCCGCATCGAGGGCAAGGAATACCTCATGCAGGACGGCGACGTCGTGGAGTTCCGCTTCAACGTGTGA
- a CDS encoding DUF4190 domain-containing protein: MSKPESDAPVPGPEAVAPEATAPEATVPDAAAPHAAPADTPPVDAAPADRVELTKPAAPAEPPAPATAPAADPWAAPGGTTPAPAADPWAAPGADPWAAAGGPVPPGAPPASGWAAVTPGAISGFQPGYAYLATPEVTNGFSVAALVTGLLCMWPLSLAFGIVALVQIPKRNERGRGMAVTGVVFGVLGALVSLIAFIGLLAAGVDESTRADRPARSPKAPAGSVLWSSLKSGDCYNPAGGADGREDGDQTVLWVFKAPCALPHHGEVAGTARIPESGGLAYPGESRVRESAAALCGPVLADYALDYWAVPDGVDEVYLFPGRANWKSGERYATCAFEDRDAEHLGSVRTDRGKLSQAQLAYLEAALVYNKVSWSEPDAEVADARPEFTTWAGRMADASRKEAEQLSGSTAAWPEGAKPKVAELVAAQRAAATAWDAAAKAVDATALEREIRRAKSLVAKEANSTVEIRRELGLSTGEQVGEIRV; the protein is encoded by the coding sequence GTGTCCAAGCCCGAGTCCGACGCGCCCGTTCCCGGGCCGGAGGCCGTCGCACCGGAGGCCACCGCACCGGAGGCCACCGTGCCGGACGCCGCCGCACCCCACGCCGCACCGGCCGACACCCCGCCGGTGGACGCGGCACCGGCGGACCGGGTGGAGCTGACCAAGCCCGCGGCCCCCGCCGAACCCCCGGCACCGGCCACCGCTCCCGCCGCCGACCCGTGGGCCGCGCCGGGCGGGACCACCCCCGCTCCCGCCGCCGACCCGTGGGCCGCGCCCGGCGCCGACCCGTGGGCCGCCGCCGGGGGGCCGGTCCCGCCCGGGGCGCCGCCGGCCTCCGGCTGGGCCGCCGTCACGCCCGGCGCGATCTCCGGCTTCCAGCCCGGCTACGCCTACCTGGCGACCCCCGAGGTCACCAACGGCTTCTCCGTCGCCGCGCTGGTCACCGGCCTGCTCTGCATGTGGCCGCTCTCGCTCGCCTTCGGCATCGTCGCGCTGGTCCAGATACCCAAGCGCAACGAGCGCGGCCGGGGCATGGCGGTGACCGGTGTGGTGTTCGGTGTCCTCGGGGCGCTGGTCTCGCTGATCGCCTTCATCGGCCTGCTCGCCGCCGGGGTCGACGAGAGCACCCGCGCCGACCGTCCCGCCCGGTCCCCGAAGGCGCCGGCGGGCTCGGTGCTCTGGTCCTCGCTCAAGTCCGGCGACTGCTACAACCCCGCCGGTGGCGCCGACGGACGCGAGGACGGCGACCAGACGGTCCTCTGGGTGTTCAAGGCCCCCTGTGCGCTGCCGCACCACGGCGAGGTGGCCGGCACCGCCCGGATCCCGGAGAGCGGCGGGCTCGCCTACCCGGGCGAGAGCCGCGTCCGCGAGAGCGCCGCGGCGCTCTGCGGCCCGGTGCTCGCCGACTACGCCCTCGACTACTGGGCCGTGCCGGACGGCGTGGACGAGGTCTACCTGTTCCCGGGCCGCGCCAACTGGAAGTCCGGCGAGCGCTACGCCACCTGCGCCTTCGAGGACCGCGACGCCGAGCACCTGGGCAGCGTCCGCACCGACCGGGGCAAGCTGTCCCAGGCCCAGCTGGCCTACCTGGAGGCGGCCCTGGTCTACAACAAGGTCTCCTGGAGCGAGCCGGACGCCGAGGTCGCCGACGCCCGGCCCGAGTTCACCACCTGGGCGGGCAGGATGGCCGACGCCTCCCGCAAGGAGGCCGAGCAGCTGTCCGGGAGCACGGCGGCCTGGCCGGAGGGCGCCAAGCCGAAGGTGGCCGAGCTGGTGGCCGCCCAGCGCGCCGCCGCGACGGCCTGGGACGCCGCGGCCAAGGCCGTGGACGCGACCGCGCTCGAACGCGAGATCCGGCGGGCGAAGTCGCTGGTGGCCAAGGAGGCGAACTCGACCGTGGAGATCCGCCGGGAGCTCGGCCTCTCGACCGGCGAGCAGGTCGGCGAGATCCGGGTCTGA
- a CDS encoding HAD-IA family hydrolase, translating into MPTPLTLTTRALLLDMDGTLVNSDAVVERCWRRWAATNGLDPAEVLRLAHGRQAHATMAALLPDRPVALNRADNDRMLAEEKADVKGVVPIPGAAPFLASLADLPHALVTSADEPLARVRMAAAGLPLPPVLVTAESVGASKPDPEGFLKGAAALGFAPADCLALEDSSAGIAAAVAAGIPVLGIGPRATAHRTTAHAPTLEQVTVTPGPDGTLTVHIA; encoded by the coding sequence ATGCCCACCCCCCTCACCCTGACCACCCGCGCCCTCCTGCTGGACATGGACGGCACCCTGGTCAACTCCGACGCCGTGGTCGAGCGCTGCTGGCGCCGCTGGGCCGCGACGAACGGCCTCGACCCCGCCGAGGTGCTCCGGCTCGCGCACGGCCGCCAGGCCCACGCCACCATGGCCGCCCTGCTGCCCGACCGCCCGGTCGCGCTCAACCGCGCCGACAACGACCGGATGCTCGCCGAGGAGAAGGCCGACGTCAAGGGCGTCGTCCCGATCCCCGGCGCGGCCCCCTTCCTCGCCTCACTGGCCGACCTGCCGCACGCCCTGGTCACCTCCGCCGACGAACCGCTCGCCCGCGTCCGGATGGCCGCCGCCGGCCTCCCGCTGCCGCCGGTCCTCGTCACCGCCGAGTCGGTGGGCGCCAGCAAGCCGGACCCCGAGGGCTTCCTCAAGGGCGCCGCCGCCCTCGGCTTCGCCCCCGCCGACTGCCTCGCCCTGGAGGACTCCTCGGCCGGAATCGCCGCCGCCGTGGCCGCCGGCATCCCGGTCCTCGGCATCGGCCCCCGCGCCACGGCCCACCGCACCACCGCCCACGCCCCCACCCTGGAGCAGGTCACCGTCACCCCCGGCCCCGACGGCACCCTCACTGTGCACATCGCCTGA
- a CDS encoding DUF6542 domain-containing protein has protein sequence MAGGAERGRPGAGRTGLRLPFGPRTGEREDARDDARGGERGGARRGGHPDSRLYGRRRTGRPTRLTAIGTGVAATVATVALAGVDRMLFGGLGVLFGIGYLVICFQLAVRVRFADLLAAPISGPIAFAVALLLLGPVTSSGLTAQVVALATGLATRAGWLFTGTGLAAAIVLARFVAQRRIHRDR, from the coding sequence GTGGCCGGCGGAGCCGAGCGCGGCCGCCCGGGCGCGGGCCGGACCGGGCTGCGCCTGCCGTTCGGACCGCGCACCGGCGAGCGCGAGGACGCCCGGGACGACGCCCGCGGCGGCGAACGGGGCGGCGCCCGCCGCGGCGGCCACCCGGACAGCCGGCTCTACGGGCGCCGGCGCACCGGGCGGCCGACCCGGCTGACCGCGATCGGCACCGGCGTGGCCGCGACGGTCGCGACCGTCGCCCTGGCGGGCGTGGACCGGATGCTCTTCGGCGGTCTCGGGGTGCTGTTCGGCATCGGCTACCTGGTCATCTGCTTCCAGCTGGCCGTCCGGGTGCGCTTCGCCGACCTGCTGGCCGCCCCGATCAGCGGCCCGATCGCCTTCGCCGTCGCCCTGCTGCTGCTCGGCCCGGTCACCTCCTCGGGCCTGACGGCCCAGGTGGTGGCGCTGGCGACCGGTCTCGCGACGCGGGCCGGCTGGCTCTTCACCGGCACCGGCCTGGCCGCGGCCATCGTGCTCGCCCGCTTCGTGGCCCAGCGGCGGATCCACCGCGACCGCTGA
- a CDS encoding methyltransferase domain-containing protein: MTGPQPTVYTHGHQEPVLRSHRSRTVANSAAYLRPELRPGQAVLDVGCGPGTITAELAELVGPTGRVVAVDTSAEVLESAARYAADRGLANVVFEIADVHGLPYADGEFDVVHAHQVLQHVADPVGALREMRRVTAVGGVVAARDVDYATMTWYPQVPELDRWLALYGRIARANGGEPDAGRRLLSWAREAGFTDVTATSSSWSYASPEQRAWWGGLWADRIVASDIADAAVAEGYADRAELERISAGWRAWVAAEDGWFAMLHGEVLARRG, from the coding sequence ATGACCGGACCGCAGCCCACCGTCTACACGCACGGGCACCAGGAGCCCGTGCTGCGCTCGCACCGCTCCCGCACGGTGGCCAACTCGGCCGCCTATCTGCGGCCCGAACTGCGGCCGGGGCAGGCCGTGCTGGATGTCGGCTGCGGCCCCGGCACGATCACCGCCGAGCTGGCCGAACTGGTCGGCCCCACCGGGCGGGTGGTGGCCGTGGACACCTCGGCCGAGGTGCTGGAGTCGGCCGCCCGGTACGCGGCGGACCGGGGCCTGGCCAACGTGGTCTTCGAGATCGCCGATGTGCACGGACTGCCGTACGCGGACGGGGAGTTCGACGTGGTGCACGCCCACCAGGTGCTGCAGCACGTGGCCGACCCGGTGGGGGCGCTGCGGGAGATGCGCCGGGTCACGGCGGTGGGCGGCGTGGTCGCGGCCCGGGACGTCGACTACGCGACCATGACCTGGTACCCGCAGGTACCGGAGCTGGACCGCTGGCTGGCGCTGTACGGGCGGATCGCCCGGGCCAACGGCGGCGAGCCGGACGCCGGCCGACGGCTGCTGTCCTGGGCCCGGGAGGCCGGCTTCACCGACGTCACGGCGACGTCCAGCAGCTGGAGCTATGCGTCGCCCGAGCAGCGTGCCTGGTGGGGCGGGCTGTGGGCGGACCGGATCGTGGCGTCCGACATCGCCGACGCGGCGGTGGCCGAGGGGTACGCGGACCGGGCGGAGCTGGAGCGGATCTCGGCCGGGTGGCGGGCCTGGGTGGCCGCCGAGGACGGGTGGTTCGCGATGCTGCACGGCGAGGTGCTGGCGCGCCGCGGGTGA
- the ppgK gene encoding polyphosphate--glucose phosphotransferase, producing the protein MTAVFGVDIGGSGIKGAPVDLARGVLAQERHKVLTPQPSAPEAVVAAVREVVRHFDHQGPVGLTFPGVVVNGQTRTAANVDKGWIGLDAAGLFREALDLPAVVLNDADAAGLAETVHGAGRDQQGVVLVLTFGTGIGSALFVDGALVPNTELGHLELRGKDAERRASSAAKERHDLSWEQWAGRVDEYLDLVEMLFSPQLIVIGGGVSRKHEKFLPVLREREARVVPAELRNDAGIVGAAMAAARASTG; encoded by the coding sequence ATGACGGCGGTATTCGGTGTGGACATCGGCGGTTCGGGCATCAAGGGTGCTCCCGTCGACCTCGCCCGGGGCGTGCTCGCCCAGGAGCGGCACAAGGTCCTCACCCCGCAGCCCTCGGCCCCGGAGGCCGTGGTCGCCGCCGTCCGCGAGGTGGTCCGGCACTTCGACCACCAGGGACCGGTCGGGCTGACCTTCCCCGGGGTGGTGGTGAACGGCCAGACCAGAACGGCGGCCAACGTCGACAAGGGCTGGATCGGCCTGGACGCGGCGGGCCTGTTCCGCGAGGCGCTCGACCTGCCGGCCGTGGTGCTCAACGACGCCGACGCGGCGGGTCTCGCCGAGACCGTCCACGGGGCCGGCCGCGACCAGCAGGGCGTCGTCCTCGTGCTGACCTTCGGCACCGGCATCGGCAGCGCGCTCTTCGTGGACGGCGCACTGGTGCCCAACACCGAGCTGGGCCACCTGGAGCTGCGCGGCAAGGACGCCGAGCGGCGGGCCTCCTCGGCCGCCAAGGAGCGGCACGACCTGAGCTGGGAGCAGTGGGCCGGGCGGGTCGACGAGTACCTCGACCTGGTGGAGATGCTCTTCTCGCCGCAGCTGATCGTGATCGGCGGCGGGGTGAGCCGCAAGCACGAGAAGTTCCTGCCGGTGCTGCGCGAGCGCGAGGCGCGGGTGGTCCCGGCCGAGCTGCGCAACGACGCGGGGATCGTCGGCGCGGCCATGGCGGCGGCCCGGGCCTCCACCGGCTGA